A stretch of Polypterus senegalus isolate Bchr_013 chromosome 3, ASM1683550v1, whole genome shotgun sequence DNA encodes these proteins:
- the LOC120526548 gene encoding trace amine-associated receptor 13c-like: protein MNVTDQKDLEDVEYCFLSGNLSCPKEKRASAVYAILYTFFIGGILMTVCGNLVVIISIIHFKNLHTPTNLFVMSLAVADFLLGAIVMPFSMVRSIETCWYFGDSFCVFHSNVDLILSTVSVFHLMFIAVDRYYAVSDPLLYVTKITMPLAWFFIVTSWTVAVIYVCIIYYFKGNTEGMEGYDPCPGDCIIVFNSTWGTLDTIVTFFLPCSLMLFLYTKIFIIAKKHQKVISTIEDQFQPREDTTQKATKHKDKKATKTLTIVIGIFILCWLPYFVNSLMDPFLSYRTPPIIVDALQWLGYFNSGFNPIIYGLFYPWFQRALKLIVTFRVFSTDSSLLCLFPENN, encoded by the coding sequence ATGAATGTTACTGATCAAAAGGACCTAGAAGACGTagaatattgttttctttctggAAATTTGTCATGTCCAAAAGAGAAACGCGCTTCAGCAGTCTATGcaatattatatacattttttatcgGAGGAATTTTAATGACTGTATGTGGAAACCTTGTGGTGATTATTTCTATAATTCATTTTAAGAATCTTCATACTCCCACCAATCTCTTTGTTATGTCACTGGCtgttgcagattttcttttaggAGCGATTGTGATGCCATTCAGTATGGTCAGATCTATTGaaacttgctggtactttggagatTCTTTCTGTGTCTTTCACTCAAATGTTGACTTGATTCTGTCAACTGTTTCAGTATTTCATTTGATGTTTATTGCTGTTGATCGTTATTATGCTGTGAGTGATCCACTTTTATATGTTACAAAGATAACAATGCCTCTGGCCTGGTTCTTTATTGTAACAAGCTGGACTGTTGCTGTGATATATGTTtgcattatatattattttaaagggaATACTGAAGGTATGGAAGGGTATGATCCTTGTCCTGGAGACtgtataattgtttttaattcaACCTGGGGGACTCTTGACACAATAGTGACATTTTTCTTACCATGTTCTCTGATGCTTTTCCTTTacactaaaatatttattattgccaaaaaacatcaaaaagtcATTAGTACAATAGAAGATCAGTTTCAGCCAAGAGAAGATACAAcacaaaaagcaacaaaacataAAGATAAAAAGGCAACAAAGACATTGACAATTGTAATAGGCATATTTATTCTTTGTTGGCTGCCATACTTTGTAAACAGTCTAATGGATCCATTTTTAAGTTATAGGACTCCTCCGATAATAGTTGATGCCCTACAGTGGTTGGGTTATTTTAACTCAGGTTTTAACCCAATTATTTATGGGTTGTTTTACCCATGGTTTCAACGGGCACTAAAACTTATTGTTACATTTAGAGTATTTAGTACAGATTCATCTTTATTATGTTTGTTTCCAGAAAacaattag